ggattatctcctgagtgtatcatagggtgatctactcatctaggagtcggctgctcctaGATTCAGCTATCTCAATcctatcactaacacaatcactgtgagtctcagtgcagagttaaccctttttgtgttgccgaattcacaccctgcacctttaatgggcacCAGGAAATATGTtccatataaattccacacataaatcatggttcatagttccttgtaaccccaaaaggtctgagggggtctccatagttctgggtccatagtctgtaggaaggaggctggccctcaggcttctccagcagccccagtgatggttcagtccgtcacactctgtatgccttccgtttccgtatttctgtttttccgttcaaagatagaacatgtcctattattgtctgcatactgGACAATGATAGTACTGTtccatcaggggccagctgttccgttccgcaaaaaaacggaatgtattttttgcggaccacaaaatactgaaaaagccatacggccgtgtgcaagaggcctaagtctataTATGAAAGAACATTTTAAGTATGAATGGTGTAGCAGGTGAACGAGATACACAGGGCGATTACactgagcctgcactgtccctgcagtctccctatgctctccctacaaagtctaaaaactctccctacgaccTCCCATTTCACTCCGATTCACTCCTCACTACCCGGGACCCTGCCAATcaactgttttgagaaggcagcggtgctcataggtgcttctcgcagcttaccaagcacagcgccgtacattgaatagtggctcaaccccattcacttctatggtgtcgAGCTGCGCCTAGACCACGTAATcgatgaacatgtcgtcactggCAGAGGTCAAGGTGTGAGAAGGCCAcatcgctcacaggagcaccggtgccttctcaaacagcaatAAATGTGCCCCGTGGTTTTAGACTTATTTTatttgggtactttcacactagcgtttttcttttccgatattgagtttcgtcacaggagctcaatactgggaaaaatctgatcagttttatcctaatgcattctgaatggagaccattccgttcagtatgcatcaggatgcatcagaatcAGTCCTTCTTACTTTTTTGGGCGGAGAAATTACCGCAccatgctgtatttttctctccggccaaaaatcctgaacacttgccggaatgctggatttccattgaaatgtattagtgccgtatccggcattaaaattgcttcattgacggatccgttcttctggtctgcgcatgcgcagaccttcaaatctgtgaaaaaaataaataccggatccgtttttccggatgacatctgagagacggatccagtatttcaatgcatttgtcagacggatccgcatccggatcagtctgacaaatgccatccgtttgtgtcctgcctgccggaatcctcctgCCTGCCGGGAGTGTGAAAGTAACCCTTAGTTGCATTTACTACAGAAATTGCGCCTGTTTTGGAGGCTTGTTCAACTATTTTGAGTAATTagggcacatttactaatctcGCTTATTGGCGTATTGGCAAGGTCTGTCTTCAATTTGCGCCTCATTTATTGTCTCTTATtagggctagggctacacggcgacatgtcGAGCGTCATTTATTGTAATCATAgtgtgtcgcactgtgacatgatgcgacacgacagttgccaAAAATTCATCCAAGTCGGATTTTTATGTGACTGtcgcgttgcagtcgcagcatgtcacatgtcacagtgcgacacccaAGACTACTATTACaataaatgttgcgcgacacatgtcgccgTGTACTCGTACGCTTTTTATCACGCgacacatgtcgccgtgtagccccagcctaaagcctcattcacacgttcgtGCTCAAATCCATGAGAAGGTAGTCAGTGATGCATCcaggaagctgtccgtgaaggatctgtgttgggtctgtgtgtccgttttttactgtccgtgtgtcatccgtgtgcaATGGTTTAAGTTTTTTGGTTTACgtctgacctctagtggttgtTTACTTGTAATACAGATTCCAATTCACTAAAACTGATCTAATTACTATGCGCATGAAAAAGTGGGACGTAAGCGAGCTGAATTTTGGTGCAGATCTTCGAGAAAAATAGGCAAATTGTGGCCCAACTCACCACTCAAATCAGAGACAAAAATGTACGCTAGACCTGGGGTGGTGTAGAAATTAGACAGTTTTTACGACAAAATCTGGTGCAAAATAACTCGCACCTATATAAATAGGGCAGAAATTAGGTGCAAAAGTTGAAAACTTATGAATTTGTCTAAAAACTCAAAATACGCACAACAGGCGCAAATACCTCCAAAACAGGGGCAAAAAaactttagtaaatgtgccccatgttTTTTTGTATGCTCTTTTTTTCTGATGCATTTTTAATATTGTTTTGGCATGGCTTTTTTTAATAGGAATTCTGGATGTGGATTCCAAATCAAGAATACGCAGGACACGTTTTTCCGCAGTTTTAAAAACGCGGGGGAGATGTTAGaactggcaaccaatcagattcaacttTAATTTTcccaaggagctctgaaaaatataagttaaatctgattggttgctatgggcaactaataaGCCAGGTTTCCCTTGCGCTAGTTTTGATAAACCCCCCCCTGCAATCAGAAAAAAAACCCACTGATGTTTGATTTAACATTGAAATCATTCGGGAAGATCTCCATGCATCTCTGGAGCGGAATTCGTGCTAAAATCCGTCATGTAAACATACCCTTACTTTTCAAGAGCCGCCAGCTGATTGTGTCTGCACTCCAGTCCAGGAGTTGTCAGCCAGGCCAGGTTGTCAGGCTCTCCTGTAGGGCCCCAGGTGTGCTGGATCAGCAGCCATTCCTCCCTATATAAAGGTGATGATGGAGTCTGGGGCCCCTCAGTGCAGATTGGCCCTTGTGCTGGAGCTTCACATCCCAGGATGGCGCtatcagatgctgagaaggcggcTTTGGAGCCCTTGTTTGTGAAGATTGACGCTGACGCTGAGAAGATTGGAGGTGAAGCCATGGAGAGGTGAGCGGCAGAGCCAGATAGTCACTGCTACAAGGGGCTGGGAAGGAGGagctgatacattgttacacctGGTGCTCCGCCCCCTGCACTACATGCAACAATGTgtcagatgctgagaaggcggcTTTGGAGCCCTTGTTTGTGAAGATTGGCGCTGAGAAGATTGGAGGTGAAGCCATGGAGAGGTGAGCGCTGGTTTTGTTTTTCTGTGTTGTCTTTATACGCCATACTGGTAACTGCTGCTTGTATACATGCTTTGAGCAGTCCTCCAGATAGTGAGTGCCATATCTTCATTTTTACGCTTGTATACTTGTGTCTGGGCTAGGGGTCAGTTCACATGTGCAGATTTAGTTTTATCTTTGTAAAGCTTTTCTAGACAGAACCAGGTGTGGATTAGGAATGTATAATTTGGGTTCTTTACTTGGACATTTGTGGCTGTTTTTAACATTGTGCAACAAGATAtcattgcacctttttttttgggtgggtagCGTTTCAGGGATTGGAACTTTTGCCCAAACAAACTTACCGTATGTCTTTGGCAAAAAAGGACAAAGTATgccagccaggcccactgctgctTATGCAGTAACTTATGAAGACGTTCACGCCCTTAATTAAGACAGGTGTAAGAAGCAGTTTTAGTAAATGGCGGCGCATGTTTCGGAACTTCTGCTGTCTGGcttaaaaaaaactacttttgctggatcccattatagtgaatgaggtCCAGTGGTGCACTGCAGTCTCCGGCTAAGCTGGATCCGTTACATAGAGGTGAACCTAAGGCTAGCTTCACACTCATGGCACAGCATCCtgacaggctgttccagcagagcacagcctgctggagttatcTGGATGTTACCAGAATGAAATGCCTGGGCGGCACCCTCAACTATATCGGAAATTTGGCTTTTACGCAGCAAATATGCTGGGAtttgaccataaaaaaaaaaaaaacgctgtacACAACAGTTCTGTGCGGCTGATGctatgctggaacagcctgccggaaggtTGTACCACAAATGTGGAAGATGCCTTAGACTGATGGCTGAATGACCCACATTAATTACACACTTGTAGGAATTCATAATGTACTTGCCATCTTGAAGCTGTAAAGGTTTACTTTTCTGTAGGAAACCTAACGACTTCTCTTCAGCCCCAGAATGTCAACACTTCAAAGGGTTAATAGAAGCTAACTGGCAGAAGGTtcctggattttattttttttaattttttttctctgccaATGTCTTATGTTTTAACTGTCTTCTTTCCTCAGTCTCTTCCAGCAGCATCCAGACACCAAGTCCCACTTCACTCACATGGACGTGACCCCCGGCAGTCAGGATCTGAAGACTCATGGAGGGAAGATCGTCCACGCCATTAATGATGCCCTCAACCACTATGGAAATCTGCAGGAGAACTTGGCCACACTGCAGGAGCTGCACACCAACAAGCTGAAGCTCAGTGTGGACACCATCAAGGTGAGGGTCTACCATGGAAGGAGTTTGCTGGGCTTTTTGTACAATGGTGACTAGAAATCCTGGCACATGGTTGGCTTCCCTTGAGCTACAGGTGGCTACGAAGTCCTTTTATGATGAATATATGATAATAATTTTAAAGGACTTGTGTAAGATCAGAAAAACATGGATGTTTTCTTCTAGGAATAGCTTCAGCCCTATCAATATTGTCTGTTGCTGCTCAGTTGACGTTAATAGCCTGAGGGTTCTGGTATCTCCACCGGTTTAGATTTAGTGTATCCAATGGAAGAAGATACCTAGAACTGGGTGTCTGATCCTATCATTTGGGTTGACCCATCAGCATGCACACTTTACATCTGAGTGGGTGCTAATGGTGTATATTCTCCCCCAAGCTGCTGTGTGGTTGTCTCCTGGAGGTCGTTGTCAAGCATTTCCCAGATGTGGACAAGTCTGCCTGTGAGAAGTTCCTCAATGAGGTTGCCGTTGCCCTGATTGCCAGCTGAAGGGAGAAGATGAAGACCAGCCTGACACGTCTGTCCTTTGTAATCTTGAAATGACTAATAAATCTTTCAAAATTCCACCTCTATATTTTATGGATTGTTTTCCGTTATTGGGTACAAATTACCTATTCATACTATATTACCTAGTCATACTCTGGGtaaaattacagcaataccagaAAAAATGTAAGACTCTTTACTTTCACTATTTTGGCCTCCAACTTTTTTGTTTACCTCCTGTGGAGTGGTGTTTTTGTGGGTGTGACCTGTAGTTTTCAATACCTTTCTTGGAGTGGTGAAGTAACAAATGACTTGGGACTTAAACATGTAATTGTCAAATCccttgtcccatagactgcaatgaattaccattgcagcctCTGAGAGacttgggcctctttcacacaggtgtCATGGATTTTGGCCGGATAGGGTGTGTCGCGGGAAAAATGCATGAGTGCACAACCTTTTAATAGGCTGTGCACGCACTTGAGAAAAACGGCATGTTTagtacccggacttcttcacagaagttcgggtttggtgttgtgtagattttattattttcccttatgacatggttataaagggaaaattgcattcttaatacagaatgtaaagtaaattagggatggaggggttaaaaaattaattaaactcaccccatccacttggttgcatagcggatctcctctcctttcttcaggacctgggtaaaggacctttgacgtcactgctttcatcacatggtgatggaccagtgacatcatcaaaggtcctttaccaggtcctgaagaaagaggaGATCTGCTATgcaaccaagtggatggggtgagtttaatttattttttaacccctccatccctaatttactttacattctgtattaagaatgcaattttcccttataaccatgttataagggaaaataataatgatcggttcccctacccgatcgtcacctagcaaccgtgcgtgaaaatcgcaccgcatccgcacttgcttgcgttttttcacgcagccccattcacttctatggggcctgcattgagtgaaaaaagcacaatatagagcatgttgcaattttcacgcaacgcaccagtgatgtgtgaaaaaccctgctaatctgcacagccccatagaaatgaatgggtctggattcagtgcgggtgcaatgcgttcacctcgccCGTGTGACAGAGGCCTTACTGTGAAACACTGTCATGGCTCCAAAGGAACAGTGGTATTGCAGGCCTTGGCTCATCTAGAAGGCTCACAGCTCCTGCATTCTGGTGCTCCCTGGGGTTTTTACCAGATGCCATGGTTGCAATTGACCGCAtgatttgaggggttaaatgtctgtgattgtcAATAATGCCAATCACAGGTGATTATCTTTGGGTTTCTAACTAAAACAGCAGTGGCCTGCTCAGCTCCTGAGCAgaggccatctttaaagaccacaTGCAGTGGCTGGATTTGAGGTGGCCCCAATGCTGGATCTCCCGGACACCATTGAGGTGTCACAATGCGTTGCTCACTGGAAAGCATGGTAagatgtggtgcaccccaatgggaaataaaccCGCAGAGTCAGGGTATGCAGTAAACCACtgtgtctttactggaggaactcaaatgCAACTTCTCCACTCTCAACTTGacaatctcctcctccatcccctcccttggtaggaaacaggactagcccacttctgcccaaaagggagaatagaatggtaagttccattctagctAAAGgtactctgccagatacactgccacctgctggacaaccaggcacagtgcatgaAAAACAATACATAATTGACATAGCAAAATGTTATTAAGGCACAGTGTCAGAGGACCTGGAAatgaatacacagatgacattctcTGCTAGCCATTGGAGACAAAAGCTAGGTGTAAGAATGGTAGTGgccctctggggtactgcacagaaGCAGATCACAGGATGCGGAGTCTGCGCATTACAACACTGAAGGAGAGTGCGCAGGAAGGAGTTTGGCACTGGAGCCATTTTGTTAGACACCATTTAGAGGGGCCAGCGCTGCCAATACAGCGCATGGACACTGAGCAGCGGACCCTCCTACAACAAGCGATCGGAAACACTGCCACAAAATGTACAGAAGATAACAGGAGCAGGGACGTTAAATGAGTAAGTAACCTATAGTAAgacagtggccaacccctttaaggcatggaACATTGAAGTTTGTGTGTGAATGTATCCTAAAGCTCGTGGGGATTGACACTACTGTCCGTAAACGGATTATGTGACGTTCCGTGtcctcaggggcggactgaccagtcgggcacttcggacatggtccgagggcctggGCCggaatgggggcccgccgcagaataacattgtgttaatgttatgcccagcaccccgattccgaatgttatgctggcctggtaatggcagcagggcccggtgcagtcactgtattctattacaccgggccccgctcactgtaatactaatattcatatgtgaacaacttgaaatcctctgctatcctctccctctctgtactcacaaactcagtagcaggaggccgggggcggcagcgcaactcactgacctcacgcgcctgctccgcctgcttcattcataaagtgggaggagcaggcgcatgacatcagtgagttgcgctgccgcccggcctcctgctactgagtttgtgagtacagagagggagaggatcgcagaggatttcaagttgttcacatatgaatattagtattacagtgagcggggcccggtgtaatagaatacagtgactgcaccgggccccgctgccattacaacaccagatgccggcccccagaccctgtattggggatcattcactcacagggacactgttatgggggggatctgtggatgacaaatatatagcataaggtgctatatatatgtcacccacagatccccccacaacagtgccatccacagagcccccacaacagtgccatccacagagcccccacaacagtgccatccacagagcccccacaacagtgccatccacagagcccccacaacagtgccatccacagagcccccataacaccttttggttcaaaatattttttaatttggctattccccacccctcttgtaattgttccgctacttgtgggctgcgcgggaatgagttcagtcacttcggtgggcaatcccgtcctgcagccgctgtaggtcacgggtcttgcgggatcacgcgccgcaggatgggattgcccaccgaagtgacagaactcattcccgcgcagcccacaagtagcggatcagtggaacaagtacaaggtgggtggggggatgatctgtggggttgcccagacggctaggcccttcacagtagttattaacccctttcagaagtcccccattcactgaaggagggactgctgaaagggattaataattactgtgaagggcctcccccccccccccctttcacagtagttatgcccatatatgtgcccccttcacagtagtgatgcccacactgcttctaacagaggctcactaatggacactgagattagatcaccccatacgtaagcattgaatcaatgctttcctatggggaaaaaatctgaccctggaggtcatcatgcagagtgtgaatacgtccagcgtcagataccggaccaaaggtctgttttactccaggaagccctcaggtggctgccagtcactagaggctgacttattgctgggacgtaaacaatgcagtttctctagaacattgcagctcgatttgcaaaagggacactgtactcaGACCACGTCAATGAGCTGaaggggtctgggtgccttttgtgtcactttaactttgaaatcttattaaagattgtgtagggtgtggctggaggcgggacaagggtggggcttgcagcagaacatgggtggggccgtgtaagggggcccttgatttattttgcccgggggccctgagggttctcagtccgcccctgcgtgTCCTACCACTTTGGCTTTGTTATACTGTGGATACGTGTGGGTAAACACAATGTGGGTCATTTatcgccaccagcgttttgtaccCAGTCTTCTAATCCCCTGTTCTGGCCGGAGGGTGCACTTAGTCTAtgatgagggggcacagctggtcaTAAAGTAAGACCTCCATAACCTGCAGATTTTACTATAtttccactagagatgagcgcatGAAATCCTACAAAGTGAAATTCGacaaattcgattcgcctagaagccgaatttcctcgtgcttcgtgtcagcgaatcaatttaacctgaaatagtataaaaaacaaaaaaaattcaaactttctgtacctcctccatttgctcgcgacgggccgccagcctcccatcttgcttgaagatctcggccgaaatcccgtgcggcgcaTCATCAGCCggtgtgatgacgtaatctcacgCCGCActggatttcggccaagatcttcaagcaagatgggagGCTGGCGGCCTGTCGCGagtaaatggaggcggtaagtttgagttaattatttttaaattcTTAATTTGTCACTTAGATgcagcgatcatgtatgaacgcggtatctgaggggtacaatgatggggggggcggcGGTATCGCACCTCCCTGTcactgcacccgctacttacaaaaaaaattagctttgtggcGAAGTAATTCCTCACGaagccaatttttgggcaaaattcgtTGA
The sequence above is a segment of the Bufo bufo chromosome 4, aBufBuf1.1, whole genome shotgun sequence genome. Coding sequences within it:
- the LOC120997562 gene encoding hemoglobin heart muscle subunit alpha-type-like, whose protein sequence is MALSDAEKAALEPLFVKIDADAEKIGGEAMESLFQQHPDTKSHFTHMDVTPGSQDLKTHGGKIVHAINDALNHYGNLQENLATLQELHTNKLKLSVDTIKLLCGCLLEVVVKHFPDVDKSACEKFLNEVAVALIAS